From the Flavobacterium galactosidilyticum genome, one window contains:
- a CDS encoding ATP-binding protein, producing MIDYSNLQSTSAEPEASSMIETFRAIGYSIETAIADIIDNSITAGAKNIWIDYDWKGPKTTLSILDDGNGMNNEQLIHAMRPGSKNPLVVRNADDLGRFGLGLKTASFSQSRKFTVVSKSTDYKAVLWSWDLDYVNKVKSWKLIRYVPYEERWIEKIESVNSGTCVIWWDLDRLTKDTSEDSEESKSKFLGTMDSVKSHLSMVFHRYMDDGLKIFFRERAITPWDPFMIGIDGLQTKPETRLEAGQIKIKGFVLPHRSKLTVEQYNYGKGPKDSWTAHQGFYVYRNRRLLVAGDWLDLFKKEVHYDLCRIQVDLPNNFDDDWQIDIKKSIARPPSKYIESIIALAKEVRNQAVEVYRHKGKVLKRKLASDEYFPFWEERARHGKRFYKINRNHPLLSELYSKSGDLKREIEKIIQFIEETIPIPLITLQESENDKPHGQPFEGIEHSAIKETMQKLFNSFIANGLTIEKAKSRIINTEPYNFYPEYIEFLTNE from the coding sequence ATGATTGATTACTCTAACCTACAATCTACATCAGCAGAACCGGAAGCGAGTTCTATGATTGAAACCTTTCGAGCCATCGGTTATTCCATTGAAACCGCAATTGCTGATATTATTGATAATTCAATAACTGCTGGTGCAAAAAACATATGGATTGATTATGATTGGAAAGGTCCAAAAACAACTCTATCAATTTTGGATGATGGTAATGGTATGAACAACGAACAGCTCATTCACGCAATGAGACCTGGAAGCAAAAATCCTTTGGTCGTTAGAAATGCTGATGATTTAGGACGTTTTGGATTAGGATTAAAAACAGCATCATTTTCTCAATCAAGAAAATTTACAGTTGTATCTAAAAGCACTGATTACAAAGCTGTTTTATGGAGTTGGGATTTAGACTATGTGAATAAAGTAAAGTCTTGGAAACTTATTCGTTACGTACCCTACGAAGAAAGATGGATTGAAAAAATAGAATCCGTAAACTCAGGAACTTGCGTAATTTGGTGGGATTTAGATAGATTAACCAAAGACACATCCGAGGACAGTGAAGAATCCAAAAGTAAGTTTTTGGGAACTATGGATAGCGTAAAATCCCATCTATCAATGGTATTTCATAGATATATGGATGATGGATTGAAAATATTTTTTAGAGAAAGAGCTATCACCCCTTGGGATCCTTTTATGATTGGTATAGATGGGTTACAAACAAAACCAGAAACTCGACTAGAGGCTGGTCAAATTAAAATAAAAGGGTTTGTGTTGCCTCATCGGTCAAAACTTACGGTAGAACAATATAATTATGGTAAAGGTCCAAAAGATAGTTGGACTGCACATCAAGGGTTTTATGTTTACCGAAACAGGCGACTTTTAGTTGCTGGAGATTGGTTAGATCTTTTCAAAAAAGAGGTGCATTATGATTTATGTAGAATTCAAGTTGATTTACCTAATAATTTTGACGACGATTGGCAAATTGATATTAAGAAATCAATTGCAAGACCGCCATCCAAATATATTGAATCTATTATTGCTTTAGCAAAAGAAGTTCGAAATCAAGCTGTAGAAGTATATAGACATAAAGGTAAAGTACTTAAAAGAAAACTCGCATCTGATGAATATTTTCCGTTTTGGGAAGAACGTGCAAGACACGGAAAAAGATTTTATAAGATTAATCGAAATCATCCCTTATTGAGCGAGTTATATTCAAAATCCGGTGATTTAAAAAGAGAAATTGAAAAAATAATCCAATTTATTGAAGAGACAATTCCTATTCCTTTAATCACGCTTCAAGAGAGTGAAAACGATAAACCACACGGACAACCTTTTGAAGGAATTGAACACAGCGCTATAAAAGAGACAATGCAAAAGTTATTCAACAGTTTTATAGCAAACGGTTTGACTATCGAAAAAGCTAAATCACGAATCATAAATACAGAACCATATAATTTCTATCCTGAATATATTGAATTTTTAACCAATGAGTAA
- a CDS encoding DNA cytosine methyltransferase: protein MKYNFIDLFAGAGGLSEGFIQAGFEPIAHVEIEKSACNTLKTRAAYHYLKSNNKYKTYVSYLKGEISREELYSCIPKEILDSVINLPIGEENNQLIQNQIDKSLGKEMVDLIIGGPPCQAYSLVGRSRSKNNMEGDPRNHLFVQYAEYLEKYQPKMFVFENVIGLKSAKKGHYLAEMEKLFNKKGYQIKLFTLEAINFGVLQNRKRVIILGWKPNKKLIVPNLEEIKIDSTFLVNDLLKDLPIIMAGEGKDKFLKYKSSTTDYLKKHSLRNGIDVLTQHIARPHREQDKEIYKIAVESWNTNKERLNYNNLPERLKTHQNRTSFFDRFKVVAADVPYSQTVVAHIAKDGHYYIHPDIKQNRSISVREAARLQSFPDDYYFEGEKEGANRTAAFKQIGNAVPPLMAKFIGEEILNVLKGI from the coding sequence ATGAAGTACAATTTCATAGACTTATTTGCTGGTGCAGGTGGGCTTTCGGAGGGATTTATCCAGGCAGGGTTTGAGCCTATTGCCCACGTTGAAATTGAAAAATCCGCTTGCAACACTTTAAAAACAAGAGCTGCCTATCATTACTTAAAATCAAACAATAAGTACAAAACTTATGTGTCTTATTTAAAAGGCGAAATATCAAGAGAGGAATTGTATAGCTGTATCCCAAAAGAAATATTAGATTCAGTAATAAATTTACCCATTGGAGAAGAAAATAATCAATTAATCCAGAATCAAATTGATAAAAGTTTGGGTAAAGAAATGGTAGATTTAATAATTGGAGGTCCTCCTTGTCAGGCATATTCATTAGTAGGAAGATCGAGATCCAAAAACAATATGGAAGGTGACCCCAGAAATCATCTGTTTGTCCAGTATGCTGAATATTTGGAAAAGTACCAACCTAAAATGTTTGTTTTTGAAAATGTAATTGGACTTAAATCGGCTAAGAAAGGACATTATCTAGCTGAGATGGAAAAGCTATTCAATAAAAAAGGTTATCAAATCAAGTTGTTTACACTTGAGGCAATTAATTTTGGTGTATTACAAAACAGAAAAAGGGTCATTATTTTAGGATGGAAACCAAATAAAAAATTGATAGTTCCAAATCTTGAAGAAATTAAAATTGATAGTACTTTTTTAGTCAATGATTTACTGAAAGACTTACCGATAATAATGGCAGGAGAAGGAAAAGATAAATTTTTAAAATATAAATCTTCTACTACAGACTATTTAAAAAAACACTCATTAAGAAATGGCATTGATGTTTTAACACAGCATATTGCCAGACCACACCGTGAACAAGATAAGGAAATTTATAAAATTGCCGTAGAAAGTTGGAACACTAACAAGGAACGATTAAATTACAACAACTTACCGGAACGACTCAAAACGCATCAAAATAGGACATCATTTTTTGATAGATTCAAAGTAGTTGCGGCAGATGTTCCCTACTCCCAAACTGTAGTTGCCCACATTGCTAAAGACGGTCATTATTATATTCATCCAGACATCAAACAGAATAGGTCTATTAGTGTTCGTGAAGCTGCCAGATTGCAATCTTTCCCTGATGATTATTACTTTGAAGGTGAAAAAGAAGGAGCCAATAGAACAGCTGCATTCAAACAAATTGGAAATGCTGTACCACCGTTAATGGCAAAATTCATAGGAGAAGAAATTTTAAATGTACTAAAAGGCATATGA
- a CDS encoding TIR domain-containing protein, with translation MKSNFTIFYSWQSDLKNNSIQTCIEKAIREVKRKFEKEIKLEINVDRDTRNKSGSPAISSTILNKIDLSDIFICDVTIVNKKWINKIFNYRITPNPNVLIELGYAINQVGWERVICINDLNFSKLEELPFDIRGHRITSFNSSRENFKEELKSQLIIAIKSIIENYDKIIEEQNKKNNKSHDLKLYHKFTELCSEAILLDSISLSVDSLHITKYYFEKWDLLQEFYKISENIFIDESLNETVLKFLKELDKFHSLVVTAFHLDNDNSQYKEYLSLRMSDIDLTEEQEYEYKQVQIYKPIKEPFREETWTDSDKRILTLQDKLYVQGEIVKSSYRDFVITIKKKLL, from the coding sequence ATGAAAAGCAATTTTACAATATTTTACTCTTGGCAATCTGATTTAAAGAATAATTCAATACAAACTTGTATTGAAAAAGCTATTAGGGAAGTAAAAAGAAAATTTGAAAAAGAAATTAAATTAGAAATTAATGTTGATCGCGACACTAGAAACAAAAGTGGTAGCCCAGCTATATCATCAACTATATTAAATAAAATAGATTTATCTGACATATTCATTTGCGATGTAACAATAGTTAATAAAAAATGGATTAATAAAATTTTTAATTACAGAATAACTCCAAATCCAAACGTTTTAATTGAATTAGGTTATGCTATTAATCAAGTTGGTTGGGAAAGAGTTATTTGTATAAATGATTTAAATTTTTCGAAATTAGAAGAATTACCATTTGACATACGAGGTCATCGAATTACTTCATTTAATAGTTCTAGAGAAAATTTTAAAGAAGAATTAAAAAGTCAATTGATTATAGCTATTAAATCAATAATTGAAAACTATGATAAAATTATAGAAGAGCAGAATAAAAAAAACAATAAATCTCACGATTTAAAATTATATCACAAATTCACCGAATTATGTAGTGAAGCAATTTTGTTAGACAGTATTTCGCTATCTGTGGATAGTTTGCATATAACTAAATACTATTTTGAAAAATGGGATTTGTTACAAGAATTCTACAAAATATCTGAAAATATTTTCATTGATGAGTCACTAAATGAAACCGTTTTGAAATTTCTAAAAGAATTAGATAAATTTCACTCTTTGGTCGTAACAGCTTTTCATTTAGATAATGATAATAGTCAATACAAAGAATATTTGTCATTAAGAATGAGCGATATTGATCTAACTGAAGAACAAGAATATGAGTATAAGCAAGTTCAAATTTATAAGCCTATAAAAGAACCATTTAGAGAGGAAACTTGGACGGATTCCGATAAAAGAATCCTTACTCTTCAAGATAAATTATATGTGCAGGGAGAAATTGTTAAATCCTCATATAGAGATTTTGTTATTACTATTAAAAAGAAATTATTATAA
- a CDS encoding PD-(D/E)XK motif protein, whose amino-acid sequence MMKTENIWMSLESDTSTHTGLLYKRYDATVIPDVFIAIKAPEKLRCIAFRISTSFSFDENQWNKLKDIKIETLPDERDKSKKFLLILLLNKQHKDIFSTLCEDLIFGVSEVTSEKSLVEKLLERLAKWQSLFEKVGNQGLSDEAQRGLYGEVFFLREFLKNSLDINYCLKSWLGPERSIQDFQYSNWAVEVKTTHGNNHQKIHITSERQLDDSIIEKIFLYHLSLDVRIGNGESLNSLIDNVLESLSNNTMAGNLFRFKLLESGYYEVHRQLYEECGYTIRQENLYRVTENFPRITESQIPIGVGDVKYSIVLSESEEWRINQDSLFNEINSK is encoded by the coding sequence ATGATGAAAACTGAAAATATTTGGATGAGTTTAGAAAGTGACACTTCTACTCACACTGGATTACTTTATAAAAGGTATGATGCCACAGTAATACCAGATGTTTTTATTGCAATAAAAGCACCTGAAAAACTTAGGTGCATTGCTTTTAGGATAAGTACTTCATTTTCATTTGATGAAAATCAATGGAACAAACTCAAAGACATCAAGATTGAAACATTGCCTGATGAACGAGATAAATCAAAAAAGTTTTTACTTATTCTGTTGCTTAATAAACAACATAAGGACATATTCTCAACTCTATGCGAAGATTTAATTTTTGGTGTGTCAGAAGTCACATCTGAAAAGTCTTTAGTGGAAAAATTGCTTGAAAGATTAGCCAAGTGGCAATCATTATTTGAAAAAGTTGGCAATCAAGGATTATCAGATGAAGCACAACGAGGTCTTTATGGTGAAGTTTTTTTCTTGCGAGAGTTTTTAAAAAATTCGTTAGACATAAATTACTGTCTTAAATCTTGGCTTGGACCAGAAAGGTCAATTCAGGATTTTCAATATTCAAATTGGGCGGTAGAAGTAAAAACAACCCACGGAAACAATCATCAAAAAATACACATCACAAGTGAAAGACAATTGGATGATTCAATAATAGAAAAAATATTTCTTTACCACCTCTCTCTTGATGTTCGTATTGGAAATGGTGAATCATTAAACAGTTTGATTGATAATGTTTTGGAATCATTATCTAACAACACAATGGCAGGTAATTTATTTCGATTTAAATTATTGGAATCAGGCTATTATGAGGTTCATAGACAACTTTATGAGGAATGTGGGTATACTATTAGACAAGAAAATCTTTATAGGGTTACAGAAAATTTTCCTAGAATAACAGAGTCTCAAATTCCTATAGGTGTTGGTGATGTTAAATACTCCATTGTACTATCTGAATCAGAAGAATGGAGAATTAATCAAGATTCGCTTTTCAACGAAATAAATTCAAAATAA
- a CDS encoding Z1 domain-containing protein — translation MSKKDPIKNIRQLLSDSTSYTRVEIEDAVDEVLKMKYFVNENREMLIRRIEELYTIRQDEFKSIEKADENLPWLSEKRVELDFTNGFWGRYREYLEIEKNFAPDVINKLDRLTDSILDNLFDPSLKITINKKGLVVGQVQSGKTANYTGLVCKAADSGFKLIIIMAGIHNNLRSQTQLRIDESFLGFDTQHTRAFDQRSIQIGVGDPYFGSPIVAHSLTSSIEKGDFTQGAANALGLNFNTSEPIVAVIKKNPHVLRRIHQWLAAQASEDNELGRVIRNKSLLLIDDEADNASINISNDPEKQSSINSWITQILNLFGKNAYVGYTATPFANIFIPLDDQNLFPRNFIKNIPAPSNYIGPEKVFGFSPLEEDEESNTVLPIVNRINDYRDFVPDRHKKDDQLPSTLPESLKRAIRCFIITCSIRRLRGQTTVHNSMLVHVSRFQRWQDHISELVSNQFYYYRVGIDQNDAEIINEFRKTYEEDENGYKSFITVSNSILNSELTNLDSQTQIHSWDDVVLHLNDAVSRIKVKSIHGGSGEALDYFDHKNGLSVIAVGGNKLSRGLTLEGLSISYYLRASRMYDTLMQMGRWFGYKGGYVDLCRLFTSRELNEWFCHITLASEELREEFDYMSDIAGSTPEQYALKIRTSPDGLMISAINKMRNATTVQISWAGRLVESYEFRKDISVINNNFQNTKRFISTLQAYNIPRPNNAYLWYDVSAHNIISFFEGIQSVENLKKAEPRKLIQFITTQIRNGELTDWRVALMSKPNAINNSDFTINNITTPVGHWKRTEDDKNSSEQLYYLRKSHIISPSDEFIDFTEPEKVRAMELTNLHRKKEGEATYPNGQVVRNELRDPKQPLLLIYLLNPKESQTNLPDGTNPFVGYAVSFPKSNFNAPVSYAVNEELIDKFDFVEEDFEDYGDDEN, via the coding sequence ATGAGTAAAAAAGACCCAATAAAAAATATAAGGCAATTATTATCAGATAGCACTTCTTATACACGTGTTGAAATTGAAGATGCAGTCGATGAAGTACTTAAAATGAAGTATTTTGTTAATGAGAATCGTGAAATGCTTATAAGAAGAATTGAAGAGCTTTACACGATTAGACAAGATGAATTTAAGTCTATCGAAAAGGCTGACGAAAACTTACCTTGGTTAAGCGAAAAAAGAGTTGAATTAGATTTCACAAATGGATTTTGGGGTAGATATAGAGAGTATTTAGAAATAGAGAAGAATTTTGCTCCTGATGTTATAAATAAGTTGGACAGGCTTACAGATAGCATACTTGACAATCTTTTTGACCCATCACTTAAAATCACCATTAATAAAAAGGGATTAGTTGTTGGGCAAGTCCAATCTGGTAAAACTGCCAATTACACCGGTCTTGTTTGTAAAGCAGCCGATTCTGGATTCAAGCTAATAATTATTATGGCTGGAATTCACAATAACCTGAGAAGCCAAACACAATTAAGAATAGACGAAAGTTTTCTTGGATTTGATACACAACACACTAGGGCTTTTGACCAAAGAAGTATTCAAATTGGAGTAGGAGATCCATATTTTGGCTCTCCAATCGTTGCTCATTCTTTGACTTCAAGTATTGAAAAAGGAGATTTTACACAAGGAGCTGCAAATGCTTTAGGATTAAATTTCAACACATCAGAACCCATAGTAGCAGTTATTAAGAAAAACCCGCACGTTCTAAGGAGAATTCATCAATGGTTAGCAGCGCAAGCCAGTGAAGATAATGAGTTAGGTAGGGTTATTAGAAATAAATCACTTTTATTAATTGATGATGAAGCCGATAATGCTTCAATAAATATCTCAAACGACCCTGAAAAACAAAGTTCCATTAATAGTTGGATTACTCAAATTTTGAATCTTTTTGGTAAAAATGCTTATGTTGGATATACAGCAACACCATTTGCTAATATTTTCATTCCACTAGATGATCAAAATTTGTTTCCTCGAAATTTCATTAAAAATATACCAGCACCCTCAAATTATATTGGTCCAGAAAAAGTATTTGGTTTCAGTCCTCTTGAAGAGGATGAAGAATCAAATACTGTATTACCTATTGTAAACAGAATAAATGATTATCGTGATTTCGTACCGGATAGACATAAGAAAGACGACCAACTTCCATCTACACTCCCTGAATCATTAAAAAGAGCAATTCGTTGCTTTATAATAACCTGTTCAATTAGACGATTGAGGGGGCAAACAACAGTTCATAATTCAATGCTGGTTCACGTTTCACGTTTTCAACGCTGGCAAGATCATATTTCTGAATTGGTTTCTAATCAATTTTATTATTATCGTGTAGGGATTGATCAAAATGATGCTGAAATAATTAATGAATTTAGAAAGACCTATGAAGAGGATGAAAATGGCTATAAATCTTTTATAACTGTTTCTAATAGTATACTAAATTCGGAATTAACAAATCTGGATTCTCAAACACAGATTCACTCGTGGGATGATGTTGTACTACATTTGAATGATGCTGTTTCAAGAATTAAAGTAAAATCTATTCACGGTGGTTCTGGAGAAGCATTAGACTATTTTGACCACAAAAATGGTTTGTCAGTTATTGCAGTCGGCGGCAATAAACTCTCTCGAGGGCTTACTCTTGAAGGACTTTCCATTAGCTATTATTTACGTGCTTCCAGAATGTACGATACTTTGATGCAAATGGGAAGATGGTTCGGTTATAAAGGAGGTTATGTTGATTTATGCCGTCTTTTTACAAGTAGAGAATTAAACGAATGGTTTTGCCATATTACCTTAGCCTCAGAAGAACTAAGAGAAGAGTTTGATTATATGTCAGATATTGCAGGCTCAACACCTGAACAATATGCTTTAAAAATTAGAACATCTCCAGATGGATTGATGATATCTGCAATAAACAAAATGCGCAATGCAACTACCGTTCAAATCTCTTGGGCTGGCAGATTAGTTGAATCATATGAATTCAGAAAAGATATTTCAGTAATTAACAATAACTTCCAGAATACTAAAAGATTCATTTCAACTTTACAAGCATATAATATCCCAAGACCAAATAATGCCTATTTGTGGTATGATGTTTCGGCACACAATATTATTTCATTTTTTGAAGGAATTCAATCGGTTGAAAATTTAAAAAAAGCTGAACCAAGAAAATTAATTCAATTTATTACAACCCAAATACGAAATGGTGAATTGACAGATTGGAGGGTTGCATTAATGTCAAAACCTAATGCAATTAATAATTCGGATTTTACCATAAACAATATCACCACGCCAGTTGGTCATTGGAAAAGAACGGAAGATGACAAAAACTCAAGTGAACAATTGTATTACCTAAGAAAATCACATATCATAAGTCCATCGGACGAATTTATAGATTTTACTGAGCCTGAAAAGGTAAGAGCAATGGAGCTTACTAACCTTCATAGAAAAAAAGAGGGTGAGGCTACGTATCCAAACGGACAAGTTGTTAGAAATGAATTGAGAGACCCAAAGCAACCGTTGTTATTAATTTATTTACTTAATCCAAAAGAAAGTCAGACAAATTTACCTGATGGAACTAATCCATTTGTTGGTTATGCTGTAAGTTTTCCAAAAAGTAACTTCAATGCCCCAGTTTCTTATGCTGTTAATGAGGAGTTAATTGATAAATTTGATTTTGTTGAAGAAGATTTTGAAGACTATGGAGATGATGAAAACTGA
- a CDS encoding AIPR family protein encodes MNNKELNKFYIDIQEEINSNLISEEEGTNPEQIFTEIVLSFLADAGETENYRVCYDEKISKRGVEHKINGYSLYENYETLDLFVTIYNSDETVQSVTKGDAEKTIDRAAKFFRNSIYKDYVNEIEESSEIFDLAQTLANVPEVKEFLTRVNIFLISNGDIKADLKTSDKIAGYTVFYRAIDINYLFNLSVKSRMPIEIDFEKSGYKVPCIVNETENSDYQSWLAIIPGIALADIYEEYGARLLEQNVRSFLQFTGKINNGIRKTILGEQHMFMAYNNGIAVTAEEITICILPNNQGKAIAQVKDFQIVNGGQTTASIYHTWKKDKVDISKVFVPVKLTIVKDRKNFSEIVGRIAEYANTQNKVSASDLSSNKENHVLLEKLSRTIWAPPLTGETYQTRWFFERSRGQYKNERIRFGLNPTKRKQFDKQNPRNQMFTKESLAKFINAYEEVYNGKKLVIGPHIVVRGSQKNYAQFLNYNFNKKPDNIWFEDAIANAILFSSAEKVYGVKPNAIGDMRYITVPYSIAWLGFKLNYKLDLYKIWKEQSLSDILKSKLHEIMSKMEELIKTKAPGSLYGEWAKKEECWNFIKEQNFHIDLDVLKSGLENKTPEKRKKLSEDETQQAETEASLNRLKSIHFKTWKKIENWGRETSNLSQYQFDMAYTLGNKIKSNRAITDIERNQGEIILNIVADQNAELFYDMDEFFNEEQKVEINEVEITLDLIEKIVQWDKKNKRLDAYKYGFMADLLNGKKTLTERNKFLAKLNLKTIEKFGFRN; translated from the coding sequence ATGAATAATAAAGAACTAAATAAGTTTTATATAGATATTCAGGAAGAAATAAATTCCAACCTAATATCAGAAGAAGAAGGAACAAATCCTGAACAAATTTTCACTGAAATTGTATTGTCTTTTCTTGCTGATGCTGGTGAAACCGAAAATTATCGTGTTTGCTATGATGAGAAAATTAGTAAAAGAGGTGTTGAGCATAAAATCAATGGATATTCTCTTTATGAAAATTATGAGACCCTTGATTTATTCGTAACAATATACAATAGTGACGAAACCGTTCAATCGGTTACAAAGGGAGATGCCGAAAAAACCATTGATAGAGCAGCTAAATTTTTCAGAAATTCTATTTATAAGGATTATGTAAATGAAATTGAAGAAAGTTCAGAAATTTTTGACCTTGCTCAAACATTAGCAAATGTGCCTGAAGTAAAAGAATTCCTTACAAGGGTTAATATTTTCTTGATTTCCAATGGAGATATAAAAGCAGATTTAAAAACTTCAGACAAAATTGCTGGCTATACTGTTTTTTATAGAGCAATAGATATAAATTACTTATTCAATCTTTCTGTAAAATCTCGAATGCCTATTGAAATTGATTTTGAAAAATCAGGATACAAAGTACCCTGTATCGTCAATGAAACTGAAAATTCCGATTATCAATCTTGGTTAGCTATAATCCCTGGCATCGCCTTAGCAGATATCTATGAAGAATATGGAGCACGTTTACTAGAACAAAATGTACGTTCTTTTCTCCAATTTACTGGAAAAATAAATAACGGGATTAGGAAAACCATTCTAGGTGAACAGCATATGTTTATGGCTTACAATAATGGTATTGCAGTTACTGCCGAAGAGATTACAATTTGTATTTTACCAAACAACCAAGGTAAAGCAATTGCACAAGTTAAAGATTTTCAAATTGTAAATGGTGGACAAACAACTGCCTCAATTTACCACACTTGGAAAAAAGATAAAGTAGATATTTCAAAAGTATTTGTTCCCGTTAAACTAACCATTGTAAAAGACCGGAAAAATTTCTCAGAAATTGTTGGACGAATTGCCGAATATGCCAATACTCAAAACAAGGTGTCAGCTTCTGATTTGAGTTCAAATAAAGAAAATCACGTTCTACTCGAAAAATTATCAAGAACAATTTGGGCTCCACCCTTAACAGGTGAAACATACCAAACTCGCTGGTTTTTTGAGAGATCACGAGGTCAATACAAAAATGAACGCATACGTTTTGGTTTAAATCCTACCAAAAGAAAACAGTTTGACAAACAAAATCCTAGAAATCAAATGTTTACTAAGGAGTCACTGGCAAAATTCATCAATGCTTACGAAGAAGTTTATAATGGAAAAAAACTCGTTATAGGACCACATATAGTTGTGAGAGGAAGTCAAAAAAATTATGCTCAATTTCTTAATTACAATTTCAACAAAAAACCAGATAATATATGGTTTGAAGATGCAATTGCTAATGCAATTTTGTTCTCTTCTGCAGAAAAAGTTTATGGTGTAAAACCAAATGCAATTGGAGATATGCGTTACATCACAGTTCCTTATTCTATTGCTTGGCTTGGATTTAAGTTAAACTACAAACTTGATTTGTATAAAATCTGGAAAGAGCAAAGCCTTAGTGATATTTTGAAATCTAAGTTGCACGAGATTATGTCAAAGATGGAGGAATTAATTAAAACCAAAGCCCCTGGCTCTTTATATGGTGAATGGGCAAAGAAAGAAGAGTGCTGGAATTTCATTAAGGAACAAAATTTTCACATTGACCTTGATGTTTTAAAAAGTGGTTTAGAAAACAAAACCCCTGAAAAAAGAAAAAAACTTTCAGAAGACGAAACCCAACAGGCAGAAACCGAAGCCTCATTGAATAGACTGAAATCGATTCATTTTAAGACTTGGAAAAAAATTGAAAACTGGGGTCGAGAAACAAGTAATTTAAGTCAATATCAATTCGATATGGCTTATACTCTTGGAAATAAAATCAAGTCAAACCGTGCAATAACAGATATAGAAAGAAATCAAGGAGAAATAATATTAAATATTGTAGCTGACCAAAATGCGGAACTGTTCTATGATATGGACGAATTCTTTAACGAAGAACAGAAAGTAGAGATAAACGAAGTTGAAATTACATTAGATCTTATCGAAAAAATTGTACAATGGGACAAAAAAAACAAGAGACTCGATGCATACAAATACGGGTTTATGGCAGATTTGTTAAACGGTAAAAAGACATTAACCGAAAGGAACAAATTTCTAGCTAAATTAAACCTCAAAACAATTGAAAAATTCGGGTTCAGAAACTAA
- a CDS encoding DUF6943 family protein yields MPNFIIKTHQKDTIYKGNQIFILNKGMNSGKPQKEPFTNSFVIIFTDEKDAETIYWLAYSLWKSKFWHQFLIGSVITFLRIKDFKKDFDSKVSTMMQEQELHNKQVQALRLLEQKEDQLHQNILLINEMRRAILKS; encoded by the coding sequence ATGCCAAATTTCATCATCAAGACCCACCAAAAAGACACCATTTACAAGGGAAACCAAATCTTTATTCTCAACAAAGGAATGAACTCTGGAAAACCCCAAAAAGAACCTTTTACCAATAGCTTTGTAATTATATTCACGGACGAAAAAGATGCCGAAACAATCTACTGGTTAGCGTATAGTCTATGGAAATCTAAATTCTGGCACCAATTTTTAATTGGGTCCGTAATTACATTCTTGCGGATAAAAGATTTCAAAAAAGATTTTGACTCAAAAGTCAGTACAATGATGCAGGAACAGGAACTCCACAATAAGCAAGTCCAAGCGTTGCGGTTGCTAGAACAAAAAGAGGATCAATTGCATCAAAACATTTTGCTTATAAATGAAATGCGCAGAGCGATTTTAAAATCGTAA
- a CDS encoding DUF1643 domain-containing protein, translated as MKKPTYKHQEFIINKDYERTEQKRYWLELTINKDCTENIIVIMKNPSRATLEVSDKTVFNLCNYIFLNKNDRAELKNIGKIIILNLIPFYETYSKELIALKGDYRLCKFGTN; from the coding sequence ATGAAGAAACCAACATACAAACATCAGGAATTCATTATAAACAAAGACTACGAAAGAACAGAACAAAAAAGATACTGGCTAGAATTGACAATCAATAAAGATTGTACTGAAAACATAATTGTAATAATGAAAAACCCAAGCAGAGCAACTTTGGAAGTTTCAGACAAAACAGTTTTCAACCTTTGCAATTACATCTTTCTAAACAAAAACGATAGGGCAGAATTAAAAAACATTGGAAAAATAATAATCCTAAACCTGATTCCTTTTTATGAAACATATTCAAAAGAATTAATTGCACTCAAAGGCGATTATAGACTCTGCAAATTTGGAACTAATTAA